One Natrinema longum genomic window, CGGAGAAGTCACCGCCCGGCGGCGAGACCGCTCCGACGACCGAAATCGACCCTTCGCCGCCGTTGATCAGCTGGAACTTGCCGGCGCGCTCGTAGAACTCGGAGAGCGCGGCAGCCAGATACGCGGGGTAGCCCTCTTCGCCGGGCATCTCCTCGAGTCGACTCGAGATCTCCCGCATGGCCTCGGCCCACCGCGAGGTGGAGTCGGCCATCAGCGCGACGTCGTAGCCCATGTCACGGTAGTACTCCGCGATCGTGATGCCCGTGTAGATACAGGATTCGCGGGCCGCGACGGGCATGTTCGACGTGTTGGCGATGAGGCAGGTCCGGGCCATCAGCGGGTTCCCGGTCTGTGGGTCCGGCAGTTCCGGGAAGTCCTCGATGACTTCCGTCATCTCGTTGCCGCGCTCGCCACAGCCGATGTAGACGACGATGTCCGCGTCGGACCACTTGGCGAGTTGCTGCTGGGTGACGGTCTTCCCGGATCCGAACGGACCGGGAATCGCCGCCGTTCCGCCTTTCGCGAGCGGGAAGAGGCCGTCCTGGACGCGCTGGCCCGTTACCAGCGGCTCGGTCGGCGTCTCCTTGTCACCGGCGGGGCGGGCCTCTCGGACCGGCCACTCCTGGTGCATCTGGATCTCTTCGCCGCTCGAGAGTTCGGCCACCGTCTCCTCGACGGTGAACTCGCCGCTCTCGATCGCGGTGACTTCACCGCCCTCGTAGTCCGGGGGCACCATGACCTTGTGGTCGATGGTGACGGTCTCTTCGACGACACCGACGGCGTCGCCGGGTTCGACCGCGTCGCCTTCCTCGACGGTGGGTTCGAACTCCCACTTCTTCTCGAGGTCGATTCCGGGGGCGTCGACCCCGCGGTCGAGGAACGCCGTCCCCATCTTGTCCTCGAGGACGTCCAGTGGCCGCTGGACGCCGTCGTAGATGGAGTCCATCATGCCCGGTCCGAGGTCGACGCTCAAGGGTTCGCCCGTGTTCTGGACGGGTTCGCCCGGGCCGACGCCGGAGGTTTCCTCGTAGACCTGAATCGTGGTCAGGTTCCCTTCGATCTCGATGACCTCGCCCATCAGTCCTTCGTCGCCGACGTAGACGACGTCGTTCATCCGGGCGTCGAGGTCCGTGGCGGTCACGACGGGACCGCTCACGCTTTCGATTACACCGTCTTCGTCGACGGATTCGATGTCTTCTGCCTGGCTCATAGTTTAGCTGTCTTCGTCCTCGTCCATCAGGTCGATCCCGATCGCGCGTTTGATCTGGTCGCGCAGCCCGCCGCCTCCCGTACCGCTGCCGATCGTGACGACGACCGGCTCGACGCTCGTTTCGACTTCCTGGCGAACGTTTCGCGACAGGTGCTCGAGGTCGTCGTCGTGCATGACGACGATCCCGACGCCCTCGTCTTCGAGGGCTGCCGTTGCAGCGTCGTCCAGCCGTTCGTCCTTCTCGTCGTCCGGGACGTTCTCGAACCGGCGGACGCCAGCGAGGCGGAAGCCGGTCGTAAACTCCGGACTGCCAACGACCGCGATTTCCTGGCTCATAGGATCACCAGCTCCTCTTCGATCTCGGTTTCGTCGAGTCCGACCTCGCGACCCCGCGCGATGGCGCGGATGTTCTCGACCTCGCGTTCCTTCCCGAGAACGAACGACAGAACGGGTGAGATCGAGGTCGGATACACGCTCGAAAGCAGATCCGCGTACTCGAGCAACGCAGCGTCAAGTGCGTGCTCGAACTGTATAAGGCTGTCAGCATCCCGCAGTCGGTCGAGCGCCCCCGAGAGGCGGTCGCCGTAGCGTTTGTTCTCGGCGATGTGATCGACGAGGGCGTCGTAGTCACCGACCAACCGGTTCAGATCCGACTCGTCGAACAACACGCCGCCCTCGATGTAGTAGGCCGCGGGATCGAGATCCGAACCGCTTCGCGCGAGACGCAACGCGTTCCGGGCGTTCCGGAAGTCGATCTCGGCCTCGAGGAACTCGACGTACTTCGCTTCCGGCCCCTCCTGGGGCCGGCCGAGATCCGCGAGCAAGTTCTCGTAGAACGCCCGATCGAGCGCGTTCTCGAGGGGGACGAGCGCGCCACTCTCTTCGTACTCTTCGAAGGCGACCTCGAGGTGCTCGGCGAAGATCGTCCCATCGAGCAGTTCGATGACGTCCTCGATCGAGTCGACCTCGACCAACCGATCGATCGTCCCGTCGTCGAGTTCGCCGGCGCGAATGAGATCCGTCCGGATCTCTTCGGGGTCGGTATCCGTGTAGATACCACGGATGATCGTCTTCAGGTTCCAGACGTCGAACTTCCGGAGGTACCGAACGATGCGGTCGTAGAGTTTCCCCTCCGACCACTCGAGCAAGTCGTCGAAGTGCTTCGCGAGGTTGCGGTTGAGCGCGTACTCGATCAGGTCGACGCCCGAGAACCGCGTCCCGAGTTCGTTGATCTCGCGCTCGTACTCCGTCTCCTCCATGAACCGCGCGATCTCGCTCGGCCCCATCCGGATCAGCTTTCGGTAATCCTCGTCGGACAACATCGCCGCTCGACGCGAGCGAACGCGAGCGTTCACGTACTCCGGATTCGAGGCACCCGTACTCATTGCTCGAAGAGTCTGTTGCTGATTTCCTGGAGGTTGTCTTCCCATACGTCCTCGAGCACCGAGTCGAACGTGTTGTTGACGCGGACACGGGACTGGTCGCTCTCGACGACGACGCCGCCGAGACAATCGTACTCGCCGGCGTACTCGTAGCCGTCGTACTCCTCGAGGATCGATTCGAGCAACTCCGCGTCGTCGCTGCGGCCGTAGACGGTGACGTCGTCGCCCTCGTCGAACTCGACCGTCGCCGCCTCGAGCAGGTCACGAGTGAGGGATTCGCGGGTGTCTCCCTCGAGGGCAGCGAGTTCGTCCTCGACCGCGTCACGGACCTCCGCGAGGGCGTCGCGGCGTGCCTCCAGTCGTTTCTGTTTCGCCTCCAGCTTCGCGCTGGAGAGTCGCTGTTCGCGCAACTGCTCGATCTCGCTCTCGACCTCGGCTTCGGCGTCGGCGATGATCTCGTCGGCGTCCTCTCGGGCGGCTGACTCGATCTCTTCGGCGCGCGTTTCGCCCTCACTGCGGATATCCTCCGCACGCGCGTGAGCCTCTTCTCGAATGTCCTCAACGACTGTGTCCAGACTCATTGTAAGAAAGTTCGATGGGGACGCTTTAGACGAAGAGCGCGACCAGTGCGAAGATCACGAGCGTCTCGGGCAGGACCGTCAGGAGAATCCCGATACCCGGCGAGATGGAGTCCTCGGCGAGTGCCCCGACGACCGACGCACCGATCGCTCGCTCCGCATAGCCCGCGCCGATAGCTGCGAGACCGATACCGATCGCCGCAGCCCCTCCCTGCTCGAGCATCGGGCCACCGCCACCCTGCTGCAGTACGACGTTCTCTGCGAAACTGTTCAGTGCAAATGCGACCTCGGGTAGAGTTTCGATTGTCATGATTGAGTTTCCTCGTGGTTTTGCAACCGGACAGGTGGTACTACTCCCCAGCGTGTTCTTAAAACTTCCCAAACTAAACCGCCGATTTCACCGGCGTAGCCGTTAATACTCGCTATCCAGAGGTATTACCCTTTCGATGAAGGTCCCGGAATGCGTGCCTGATTACCACGCGCAACGAGTCCGGGGCATGGTGGCCGACGACGTCAGTCGTCGTCGGATCGAATCCCACCGAAGGGTTCGAACGTCCGGCCACCGCCCTCGTAGAACCGATTGAAGAACTCGACGTACTCGAGACGGATCCCCTGCAGGCCGGCACTCGTAATGCCGAGCAGGAGGACGACGATGTGACCCACGACGAGGATGACCACGCCGAGGATGGCCATCACGAGACCGCCGTGGAGCAGGCCGCCGAACATGACCTCGGACACTTCGTGACCGTGGTAGGTCCCCTGTTCGAGCATGTACTGGGGCGCGTGGCTGGTACCGAAGTGCCACTCCGCGCCGTGATCGGTCTCGACGACGTACACCCCGAAGAAGAGCATGTTGACGACGAACGCCATGCCCGCCTTCGCCAGGATGACCGCCGCAATCCGCAGGTACGAGAGCACGTCTCCGAGGACGTTGAAGCTCTCGAGCCCGCCGATGATGATGCCAAGGACGCCGTAGTGTTTGACTTCGCCGTAGACCATCGTCACGAATCCGATCGCGGCGATCGGGAGGCCGGCGTAGAGTCCGACCTCCGTCGCGAAGCCGGTGAAGCCGAGTTCGAACGCCGCCTCGGAGCCGGTCCCGAACGAGGTGTACAGGAAGTCCGGCTTGACGCCCTCACCGTGGCGACTGAAGATCCAGACCCAGACGCCGACCATGAGCAGCGCCCACGAGCCGTTCTCGAGGAACGCGTCGGTGACGCCGTGATCGAGATCGTTGAAGAAGCCGAAGGCGTACCCGAGGGTAAGGTGGGCCAGTCCGATCAGGACGCTCACCATCAGCCACGTCTGTCCGTAGTTCGCGTACACGGGCTGGAGACCCTTGTGCAACGGCGGGCTGCCACCGAAGACGACTTCTCCCAGGAAGTGCATCCCGAAGAACTCGCCGTAGAGGACGCCGAACAGCATCGTGAACCCACCGGCCCACATGCCGATCGCACCCAGACTTCGGATGATGTCCTCGTCAAATCGGCTGTACATGAGGAAGCCGACGGCCGTGTAGATCATCCCGTAGCCGAGGTCGCCCAACATGAAGCCGTAGAACGCCGGGAACGTCAACAGCAGGACGATCGTCGGGTCGAGTTCGCTGTACTTGGGTCGATCGATCAACCGGAGCAGGAACTCGAACGGCTTCGCAGGGCCGGTGTTGTCCTGGATGACCGGCGGTTCGTCGACCATCGTCACGACGTCGCCGCTGGCAGCGGTCGTACCGCCGTCGGCGATCGCCTCTTGCGTCGCGGCCTCCCGTTCTTCCGCCTCGGTCGTTTCCTCGGCACCGCCGGAGCCGCCGTGGTCGACGTCTTCCGTCCGCGTCGGATACCCTTCGTCGTTGTAGTCGGCGCGGACGAGTTCTTCGACCTCGACGCTGTCGCCGACTGCATCGTTCAGCGTCGCGACGAGCCGGTCGTACTCCTCGGTCGGGAGCCAGCCCTCCGCGACGAACGCGTGGTCGGTCGTCGCGAACTGCAGCGGCGCTTCCGCCTGCTGGACCTCGATCGTCAGCTCCTCCTCGACTCGCAGGAGGAAGGCCGCTTCCTCCTGTTTGATCTCCGCGAGCTCCGCGTCGATCTCCTCGAGTTGGGACTCGAGGTCCCGCTTTCGGCTCTCGAGGTCCGCGACGTAGTCCTCGGGACTCTGTTCGGTGTCGGGCACTTCATAGCGGGTGAACTCGACGCCGACCAGGGCGTCGTCGATCGGCTCCTCGTCGGCTCCCTGGGCGGGCGCGGCCACGATAGCCACGACGTCGCCACCGGTGAACGTCTCGAACGCCCGAACGTCGTCGGACGCGTCGACGGCCGCCTCGACTTCCTCGAGGGGGCCCTCACCGACGAGCACATCGACCGTCTCGTACCCCGACAGCAGGTCGAGGTCGATACCGAGTTCCGCAAAGGGTGCCACGCGGTCGATCTTCTCGTCGACCTGCCGCAGTTCGTCGTTGATCTCCACGCGGCGGTCGTCGAGGTCGTTGATCCGCGTTCGGATCTCCTCGAGCCGGTCTTCCCAGCCCTCCTCGAGCGTCCCCGGATCGGCCTCGTCGGCCGATAGCTCGAGGGTACTCTCGAGGGCGCGGACGGTCACCAGCTTCTCGGATGCGTCGTCGGCACCCGTCATCGGGTTGCCGTTGTCGAATCCGTCCCAAGAGCCGTCGTAGTCCGAGAGGTGGACGAGACTCAGCTCGTGGACCGCCTCGATGACCGTAGGCATGACGCGCCTGGAACCGGTCACCGAGACCTTGCTCATACGCTCAGGTCTGAGCATGGACGTCCTCCTGGAACAGGTCGACGACGTGGTCGGTCACGTCGCCGACCCGTTTCCGGGCGCGCTCGGCGAGTTGCTCACGCTCCTGTTCGCCTGCTTCGAGGACCTGCTCGCACTCCGCATCGATCTCCTCGCGAGCCTCCTCCAGGCGGCGCTCTTTGAGCTCCCTGGCCTCCTGTTCCGCTTCCGTGCGAATCTCCTCGGCACGTTCCCGGGCCTCGGCTATCCGCTCGTCGCGGTCGTTGTCTGCCAATGCGACGATCTCGTCGGCCTCTTCCTCCGCCGACTTAATTCGTTCGAGAACCTCTGGCCTCGGCATATTCTAAGCAGTCGGACGTTTGCTAGAGCGCGTATATGGTAGTTGCGAAAGTGACTCAGCGCGATCCGAGCCCGAACGGACGATAATTGCGTTTTACTTCCCCCTCACAGCGCCGGGAACGGCAGACATATGCCGATCCGATCGAAACGCTTCACTAATGGGACTTCTCGAGAACAAGGCCCGTGCTCGACTGTTCTATAAGTACCTTTCACGGGTCTACGATCAGGTGAACCCGTTCATCTGGACCGAGGACATGCGCACCGCGGCGCTTTCGTTGCTCGACATCGAGGACGACATGACGGTCCTCGACGTCGGCTGTGGCACCGGCTTCGCCACCGAGGGACTGCTCGAGCACGTCGACGAGGTCTACGCGCTCGACCAGAGCGAACATCAACTCGAACAGGCCTACGAGAAGTTCGGCAAACGGGCACCGCCGGTTCACTTCCACCGCGGCGACGCCGAACGGCTGCCGTTCGCGACGGACACGTTCGACGTCGTCTGGTCGTCGGGTTCGATCGAGTACTGGCCGACCCCGATCCTCGCGCTGCGGGAATTCCGTCGCGTGCTCAAACCCGGCGGCCAGGTGCTCGTCGTCGGCCCGAACTATCCCGACAACGTCGTCAGCCAACTCCTGGCCGACTCGATCATGCTCTTTTACGACGAGTACGAGGCCGACGAGATGTTCAAAACCGCCGGCTTCGAGGACGTGAAACACGCGTTCATGGGTCCGTCCTACGACCCCGACGTCGCGATCACGACGATCGGGCGCGCACCCGAGTGACGGCCCGGAGCCGAGCGGACCTCATCGGACCGTCGTCTCGAGTTCGGCGATCCGGCGGCCATCGACGTCGAGCGAGACGGTGATCGAATCGTCCGTCTCGGGCGTCGGGGAGTTCGTCTCGGCGACGGACACGCTGGCCCGTTCTCCCGCCGTCCACTCCGGATCGGCTTCCCGATTGAACGGGCCCCCAGGTGAGCCATCGAACCCGCTCGCGCCGACGAACGGGACGGGGGGCTGTTCGGTGAGCTCCGTCCCGTTTATCGCGATCGTCACCGAGAGTGCCTCGACGTCGACGGACTCACCGGCGACGTGCTCGATCGTGATCGAGGAGCGGTCGCCGTCGGCCGAGAGTTCGAACGCCGCCGTCGGACCGGGAGCCTCGAGTGACCATGCACCGACGCCGACCGCGACCACCGTCGCCAGGCAGACGGTAATTGCGAGCAACGCGAGGACGCCGACGAGCGGGCTCACCGCACGTGGCGCGCTCGAAGTGGGGCGTCGTCGGGGACGGAACCGCTTTGGGATCACGTATCGCTCTGGCCGCTCCTTCGCGTATAAATGACAGTCCACTCTGACGTGGAACAACACGTTCCCGGGTCGAAGCCGAATCGTGACTCCGTCCGGACACCGAATTAGGACGTGATCGTCGCGTTGACGGTCCCGTTTGCAGTCCGTGCCGTCAGCTCTGATTGGCCGATGGTTGGAACGATCCACAGCGACCCGTCCTCGTCGGTTTTCCCGATTTCGATCCCGTCAATGATGATGGTTGCCTGCTCGGGTTCGCCGGTCGCCTGGTCGGTCACCGTCACTTCGATCGGACTGTTAACGTTCTCCGCCGGCGGCGTCTCGTTGATCGACAGCTCGAGCCCGTCACTGGACCCCGTCGTCTCTTCCGTTACGGGGAGCGATTGTGCGGTCAGTTCCTGTGTCTCGCGATAGACGTTTCCGGTCTGGCTGTTGAAGTAGAAATCGAGCCGGCCCTGATCGTGTCCCGTCTCGGCCCAGTAGTGGTCCGGACTGTTGTCCTGGAAGTGGGGACCGTCTTCGGTCGCCCACGGATAGAGCTCACCGGTGTAATCGTAGGCGTCGCTGTGTTGCAGCCGTTCCGAGTCCGTTCCGTCCCGGTTATCGAACCGAGCCGTTTCGACGAGGTACTGATCCCCGTCCATCATCCCGAGGCTGTACCCCGTCTGTGAAGCCGAGACGGTCACGCCGAGTCCGCTCCCACGCGTCGGGCGATCGGTGAGTGCTTCGAGGTTCTCTCGGAGCGGCGTTCGGTGGTACTCCAGGGCCTTGTAGTCGGAGTAGTCAGCCGGCAGCGAATATCCGGAAACCCGGCTTGCGTGCCCCTCGAGGTCCCGGAGGGTATCGGCCAGCATCGCCGCCTCCTTGTGGTTTCGCAGCAACGTCTGGAGGAGTTCGTTCGTCGATTGCTCGCCGGCTGCGTATGCTCGGACTGCCTCGCGCTCGCGTTGCTCGAGTTCGTCGGCCCGTTCGTTGATACGCTCGTAGGCCTGCTGGACCATCGCTGCTTGCTGCTCAGTGGTTGCATCGTCGAACTCGTCGTCGACGAGCGTGTACTGCTCGTGGTCGAGCCTGAGTTCGTCGTCGGCACTCGCGAAAACCAGCCCGAGGCCGCTCCCGTAGTCGGTGTGCTCGCTTCTGACGTCACCGGTCAAGGGGAGACGGTTGGTCGTGTTCTCGGCCTCGACCGGGGCCGTTTCATACGGGAGTTCCTGCTGGAGGGCCGCCGCCGATCCGTCGACGCGCTCGCCGTCAGGGGCCGCTGCGACGACGGTCATCGCAGGCAGCGAGAGGACGAGGAGGAACGCGAGGAGGGCAGGCATCGCGTTGTTCATCGCCACACCGTATGGCCTCCTGATACAAAAACTGGTCGTCTATCGGTCAGGCCCGGAGACGCCCACTACAGACCCGATTGCGACATGTTACGCCGTTCAGGCGCGCTAGAAGGGGTTTATTTTCGATGGAAAGTGTTTTTTCCCCGTGGAAACCACCCAATTGGTACACATGCGGATGTCCACCGCCGCCGCACTCGCCCTCACAGTCCTCCTCGCTACGTCCAGTCTGGGGGCAGTGACCGCCGCCACACCGTCGACGCCTGCGTCGACGACTGGTGAGCGGTCCCCGCCGACGTCTCCCTCCCCAGCCTTAGCCCTCGAGCAGCCAGAGTCGGTATCGGCCCTCCAATCGTCCTCACCGCCCCTCGAGAGTCCCGAGACGCGGCAGGTGATCCGGGTTCGCATCACCGACGATGGCGATGCGGAATGGTATATCGAAAGCCGGTTCCTCGTGACCGACGACTCCGAGGCCGAAACCTTCCACGAGTACGCCGACGCGGTCATGGCGGGCCAGCGGGACCCACAGTACGATCCGCGAGTGTTCGACCGGTACGCGAGCCGCGTTGCCGACTCGAACAGCCGCGAGATGAGCGTCGAGAACGCCGGCTGGGACGAGGCACGGATCGACCCCCTCGAGACCGACGAAGAACCGGCCACGAACGGCGACGATGTCCGAATTGGTGTCCTTTCGTATTCGTTCACCTGGACGAACTTCGGAACCGTCGACGGGGATCGGATTCGCGTCGGCGACAGCTTCCAGACGACCGAGGGACTCCTGTTCGAGTCGTTAGCCAGTTGGCAACGGCTCGTCATCGAACCCCCGGAGAACTACGGCTTCGTCGACGCGCCGACAGGAACCGAAAATAGCGCGCTCGTCTGGAATGGCCCCCATCACTTCGAGGAGGACGGCCTCGAGATCACGCTCCTTCAGGGGGCTGGCCCGAACTCGCCGAGTTCGAATACGACCGTGCTGATCGCTGCGCTTCTCGGAGTCGTCGCCCTCATCGGGGCTGGCGGCTACGTCCTCGCGAGGCGACAGACCGACGGCGACCGGGAGGGGGCGACCGATCCGCTGGCGTCGCTCGCAACCACCGGGCCACTCGGGCTGTTGAAGCGACTCGATCCCCGCGAACGTGACGGGAACGGTTCCGATGGGACCACGACCCACGGCGATGGGAGCGCCGAACCGGTCGCCAACGCGGCGGTCGACTCGCCCGCAGCCGCCGATACCGACGGCGGATCGGGCACCCACCTCGAGTTCGAGGAATCGGTCGACGACGAAATCGACCCCGAACTGTTAAGCGACGAGGAACGCGTCCTTCGATTGCTCAAACGAAACGGCGGTCGGATGAAACAGGCCTCAATCGTCACGGAGACCGGCTGGTCGAACGCCAAGGTCTCACAGCTCCTCTCGAAGATGGACGACGACGACGAGATCGAGAAGCTCCGGATCGGCCGGGAAAACCTCATCACGCTGCCGGGCGTCGATCCGACCGAGGTGGAGTGATCGTCTCGGTCCGGGACGGTCGATCCGCCGGCAGGCTCAGTTCTCGCTGGTCTCCGACCCGTCCTCGATGCTGGACGAGTCGTCCGCGTCCGGGTTGTACTGGATGTCCCTGCCGACGGAGTCGTAGATGTCGTCCCAGTCTTTGTCCTCGTCCATCAGGAAGACCTCGACGGCCAACGAGCCCGCACCGAACTCTTCGATACCGGCCGGTCGAACGTCGATGTGGAACGTCCCGTTCTCTTCCATGCGAACCTCATCCGTTCGCTCGATTAGCTTCTGTTCGTCCTCGTTGATCTTGACGAAGAAGTACGGCTCACCCTCCACGTCACCGTGTTCTGGCGGATCGACGTCCTCCATGCTGGTGTTGGCAACGACCTCGAGGTTGAAGTTCGAGTAGCCGTCGCCACTCGCTGCGGGTTCTTTGTCGACGAACTCGACGGATTCGATTCGATCCTCGCGTTCGTCTTCTATCGGACGGTTCGGTTCCTCGGGCGGGGACCACTCCGCATCCGCGGTGTCATCTCCGTCGTCCGTGCCGTTCTCGGTTCCGTCATCCGTGTCGTTCTCGGTCCCGTTCGATTCGATGTCGTCGCTGGTGTCGTCGGAGCCGTTCGCTTCCGACTCGGTTTCGTTCACTGGCTCCGAATCGGACTCGGTCGCTGGGTCAGCCGTCTGAGAGCCACCGAGAGCACTACACCCGGAGAGGGCGACGAGCAGTGCAACCGCGACGACTGCTAGGTTCGGGATTTCATCGTAGCCGCTCATTTCGGGACACCCGCCATTATTACAACCCGGATAAGCGGCACCGACTCGCTCGGCGATGAACGGGACACGAGAGTTTTGAGACGGCCATATTCGGGGGGTTGCACGCTGTGGGACGATCGTTATAGCGTGTACAACCGATTCGAATCCGGTCCGCTCGCGGTCCTACCTAGCGGTGTCCGCTCGACGACCTGCCACGTGGACCTTTTTCTCGTCAGGTTCACTGCGTTCACCCTCCTCGAAAAATCTCCACCAAAAAACCCCTCACTCGCTTCGCTCGCTCGCGGTACTCACGCTAACGGCGTCCGCTCGACGACCTGCCACGTGGACCTTTTTCTCGTCAGGTTCACTGCGTTCACCCTCCTCGAAAAATCTCCACCAAAAAACCCCTCACTCGCTTCGCTCGCTCGCGGTACTCACGCTAACGGCGTCCGCTCGACGACCTGTCCGTCGTAGGTCGGATACTGCTCGACGATCTC contains:
- a CDS encoding V-type ATP synthase subunit C → MSTGASNPEYVNARVRSRRAAMLSDEDYRKLIRMGPSEIARFMEETEYEREINELGTRFSGVDLIEYALNRNLAKHFDDLLEWSEGKLYDRIVRYLRKFDVWNLKTIIRGIYTDTDPEEIRTDLIRAGELDDGTIDRLVEVDSIEDVIELLDGTIFAEHLEVAFEEYEESGALVPLENALDRAFYENLLADLGRPQEGPEAKYVEFLEAEIDFRNARNALRLARSGSDLDPAAYYIEGGVLFDESDLNRLVGDYDALVDHIAENKRYGDRLSGALDRLRDADSLIQFEHALDAALLEYADLLSSVYPTSISPVLSFVLGKEREVENIRAIARGREVGLDETEIEEELVIL
- a CDS encoding methyltransferase domain-containing protein, producing the protein MGLLENKARARLFYKYLSRVYDQVNPFIWTEDMRTAALSLLDIEDDMTVLDVGCGTGFATEGLLEHVDEVYALDQSEHQLEQAYEKFGKRAPPVHFHRGDAERLPFATDTFDVVWSSGSIEYWPTPILALREFRRVLKPGGQVLVVGPNYPDNVVSQLLADSIMLFYDEYEADEMFKTAGFEDVKHAFMGPSYDPDVAITTIGRAPE
- a CDS encoding DUF7096 domain-containing protein, yielding MNNAMPALLAFLLVLSLPAMTVVAAAPDGERVDGSAAALQQELPYETAPVEAENTTNRLPLTGDVRSEHTDYGSGLGLVFASADDELRLDHEQYTLVDDEFDDATTEQQAAMVQQAYERINERADELEQREREAVRAYAAGEQSTNELLQTLLRNHKEAAMLADTLRDLEGHASRVSGYSLPADYSDYKALEYHRTPLRENLEALTDRPTRGSGLGVTVSASQTGYSLGMMDGDQYLVETARFDNRDGTDSERLQHSDAYDYTGELYPWATEDGPHFQDNSPDHYWAETGHDQGRLDFYFNSQTGNVYRETQELTAQSLPVTEETTGSSDGLELSINETPPAENVNSPIEVTVTDQATGEPEQATIIIDGIEIGKTDEDGSLWIVPTIGQSELTARTANGTVNATITS
- a CDS encoding type IV pilin N-terminal domain-containing protein; amino-acid sequence: MSPLVGVLALLAITVCLATVVAVGVGAWSLEAPGPTAAFELSADGDRSSITIEHVAGESVDVEALSVTIAINGTELTEQPPVPFVGASGFDGSPGGPFNREADPEWTAGERASVSVAETNSPTPETDDSITVSLDVDGRRIAELETTVR
- a CDS encoding V-type ATP synthase subunit I, translating into MPTVIEAVHELSLVHLSDYDGSWDGFDNGNPMTGADDASEKLVTVRALESTLELSADEADPGTLEEGWEDRLEEIRTRINDLDDRRVEINDELRQVDEKIDRVAPFAELGIDLDLLSGYETVDVLVGEGPLEEVEAAVDASDDVRAFETFTGGDVVAIVAAPAQGADEEPIDDALVGVEFTRYEVPDTEQSPEDYVADLESRKRDLESQLEEIDAELAEIKQEEAAFLLRVEEELTIEVQQAEAPLQFATTDHAFVAEGWLPTEEYDRLVATLNDAVGDSVEVEELVRADYNDEGYPTRTEDVDHGGSGGAEETTEAEEREAATQEAIADGGTTAASGDVVTMVDEPPVIQDNTGPAKPFEFLLRLIDRPKYSELDPTIVLLLTFPAFYGFMLGDLGYGMIYTAVGFLMYSRFDEDIIRSLGAIGMWAGGFTMLFGVLYGEFFGMHFLGEVVFGGSPPLHKGLQPVYANYGQTWLMVSVLIGLAHLTLGYAFGFFNDLDHGVTDAFLENGSWALLMVGVWVWIFSRHGEGVKPDFLYTSFGTGSEAAFELGFTGFATEVGLYAGLPIAAIGFVTMVYGEVKHYGVLGIIIGGLESFNVLGDVLSYLRIAAVILAKAGMAFVVNMLFFGVYVVETDHGAEWHFGTSHAPQYMLEQGTYHGHEVSEVMFGGLLHGGLVMAILGVVILVVGHIVVLLLGITSAGLQGIRLEYVEFFNRFYEGGGRTFEPFGGIRSDDD
- a CDS encoding ATP synthase subunit A — its product is MSQAEDIESVDEDGVIESVSGPVVTATDLDARMNDVVYVGDEGLMGEVIEIEGNLTTIQVYEETSGVGPGEPVQNTGEPLSVDLGPGMMDSIYDGVQRPLDVLEDKMGTAFLDRGVDAPGIDLEKKWEFEPTVEEGDAVEPGDAVGVVEETVTIDHKVMVPPDYEGGEVTAIESGEFTVEETVAELSSGEEIQMHQEWPVREARPAGDKETPTEPLVTGQRVQDGLFPLAKGGTAAIPGPFGSGKTVTQQQLAKWSDADIVVYIGCGERGNEMTEVIEDFPELPDPQTGNPLMARTCLIANTSNMPVAARESCIYTGITIAEYYRDMGYDVALMADSTSRWAEAMREISSRLEEMPGEEGYPAYLAAALSEFYERAGKFQLINGGEGSISVVGAVSPPGGDFSEPVTQNTLRIVKTFWALDADLAERRHFPSINWNESYSLYKDQLDPWWESNVAGDWAETRQWAVDVLDEEDELQEIVQLVGKDALPEDQQLTLEVARYLREAWLQQNALHDVDTYCEPEKTYRMLGAIQTFNDEAFEALDAGVPPEEITDVDAAPQLNRMGTAEEWEEFIDEIENDLKEQLRALY
- a CDS encoding V-type ATP synthase subunit E, with amino-acid sequence MSLDTVVEDIREEAHARAEDIRSEGETRAEEIESAAREDADEIIADAEAEVESEIEQLREQRLSSAKLEAKQKRLEARRDALAEVRDAVEDELAALEGDTRESLTRDLLEAATVEFDEGDDVTVYGRSDDAELLESILEEYDGYEYAGEYDCLGGVVVESDQSRVRVNNTFDSVLEDVWEDNLQEISNRLFEQ
- the ahaH gene encoding ATP synthase archaeal subunit H; protein product: MPRPEVLERIKSAEEEADEIVALADNDRDERIAEARERAEEIRTEAEQEARELKERRLEEAREEIDAECEQVLEAGEQEREQLAERARKRVGDVTDHVVDLFQEDVHAQT
- a CDS encoding helix-turn-helix transcriptional regulator, whose protein sequence is MRMSTAAALALTVLLATSSLGAVTAATPSTPASTTGERSPPTSPSPALALEQPESVSALQSSSPPLESPETRQVIRVRITDDGDAEWYIESRFLVTDDSEAETFHEYADAVMAGQRDPQYDPRVFDRYASRVADSNSREMSVENAGWDEARIDPLETDEEPATNGDDVRIGVLSYSFTWTNFGTVDGDRIRVGDSFQTTEGLLFESLASWQRLVIEPPENYGFVDAPTGTENSALVWNGPHHFEEDGLEITLLQGAGPNSPSSNTTVLIAALLGVVALIGAGGYVLARRQTDGDREGATDPLASLATTGPLGLLKRLDPRERDGNGSDGTTTHGDGSAEPVANAAVDSPAAADTDGGSGTHLEFEESVDDEIDPELLSDEERVLRLLKRNGGRMKQASIVTETGWSNAKVSQLLSKMDDDDEIEKLRIGRENLITLPGVDPTEVE
- a CDS encoding V-type ATP synthase subunit F; its protein translation is MSQEIAVVGSPEFTTGFRLAGVRRFENVPDDEKDERLDDAATAALEDEGVGIVVMHDDDLEHLSRNVRQEVETSVEPVVVTIGSGTGGGGLRDQIKRAIGIDLMDEDEDS